One window of the Alkalispirillum mobile genome contains the following:
- the rpsP gene encoding 30S ribosomal protein S16, translated as MVTIRLARTGAKKRPFYHIVVTDSRNARDGRFIERLGFFNPIAAGQEEPLRVDLERARHWLDKGARPSERAAKLLRKAEAQGATAAAE; from the coding sequence ATGGTAACCATTCGTTTGGCGAGGACCGGAGCCAAGAAGCGCCCGTTCTACCACATCGTGGTGACGGACAGCCGCAACGCCCGTGATGGCCGTTTCATCGAGCGCCTGGGCTTTTTTAACCCCATCGCTGCCGGCCAGGAAGAGCCCCTGCGGGTGGACCTGGAGCGTGCGCGTCACTGGCTGGACAAGGGTGCCCGCCCGTCCGAGCGTGCCGCCAAGCTGCTGCGCAAGGCCGAGGCCCAGGGCGCGACTGCGGCTGCCGAGTAA